Proteins co-encoded in one Petrotoga sp. 9PW.55.5.1 genomic window:
- a CDS encoding CHAD domain-containing protein, translating into MDGGSQVYRVVDNISKNPWIFLKDYLEYFEKMNKRLLETISCVLEEKGEDSLHDMRTSCRRLQACINLLIHFSDHSQPKETIKDLKRILKKSNKARDYQVYLDYLKGLKNSDRKFIDYFEKKFYKQKDKIKNYLSSLNTSKLETELEQTMSILTTELIKNFEPKTHYFTESYFEDFKAICDTFQKSDKQNDEQLHKLRIKVKNLRYKMEILGEFNEEKLKEEKSLKLIQDILGKHHDLVILKKRLIKKFQNKKLSFILEEINDEIFKTENEIKVDVQNILNELYSTLNENNQI; encoded by the coding sequence ATGGATGGTGGATCCCAAGTCTATAGAGTTGTAGATAATATTTCAAAAAATCCTTGGATTTTTTTAAAGGATTATCTTGAATATTTTGAGAAAATGAATAAACGTCTTTTAGAAACCATTTCATGTGTTCTAGAAGAAAAAGGTGAAGATAGTCTACATGATATGAGAACATCTTGCAGAAGATTACAGGCTTGTATAAATCTTTTAATACATTTTTCAGATCACTCTCAACCAAAAGAGACTATAAAAGATTTAAAAAGAATATTAAAAAAAAGTAATAAAGCTAGAGACTACCAAGTATATCTTGATTACCTAAAAGGTCTAAAAAATTCAGACCGAAAGTTTATCGATTATTTTGAAAAAAAGTTTTACAAGCAAAAAGACAAGATAAAAAATTATCTGAGTTCATTAAATACTTCAAAATTAGAAACAGAGTTAGAGCAAACAATGAGTATATTGACTACTGAACTTATAAAAAATTTCGAACCTAAAACTCATTATTTTACAGAAAGTTATTTTGAAGATTTTAAAGCAATATGTGACACTTTTCAGAAATCAGATAAACAGAATGATGAACAGCTACATAAGTTGAGAATAAAAGTGAAAAATTTGAGGTATAAGATGGAGATATTAGGTGAGTTTAACGAAGAAAAATTAAAGGAAGAAAAATCGCTAAAGTTGATTCAAGATATTCTGGGAAAGCATCACGATCTTGTGATTCTTAAGAAAAGGTTAATAAAAAAGTTCCAAAATAAAAAGTTATCATTTATTTTGGAAGAGATAAATGACGAAATTTTCAAGACAGAAAATGAAATTAAAGTTGATGTCCAAAATATTTTAAATGAATTATATTCTACCCTTAATGAAAATAATCAAATATGA
- the sixA gene encoding phosphohistidine phosphatase SixA, giving the protein MSKDIKSLILVRHSKAEKRSYDVNDFDRKLTKKGKKDSKEIADYVDKMMKKVDLIITSPAIRAKETAEIFSKSFKSKVKIMEEDLLYEGNTEEIVEKLSELLKGYYNVMIFGHNPTFDELAKKLTGDDLHLRKTGVICIEGETFEDILSGKGKLKWMVDPKSIEL; this is encoded by the coding sequence ATGTCTAAAGATATAAAAAGTTTAATATTAGTGAGACACTCAAAGGCGGAAAAAAGATCTTATGATGTAAACGATTTCGATAGAAAGTTAACGAAAAAAGGCAAAAAGGATTCTAAAGAAATAGCAGATTATGTAGATAAAATGATGAAAAAAGTTGATCTCATTATAACTTCACCTGCTATTAGAGCTAAAGAGACAGCAGAAATTTTCTCTAAATCTTTCAAATCTAAAGTAAAAATAATGGAAGAAGATTTATTATATGAAGGTAACACTGAAGAAATTGTTGAGAAACTTTCAGAACTTTTAAAAGGATATTATAATGTGATGATCTTTGGGCACAACCCTACTTTTGATGAGCTTGCTAAAAAATTAACGGGTGATGATTTGCATTTACGAAAGACAGGGGTTATATGTATTGAAGGAGAAACGTTTGAAGATATCTTATCTGGGAAAGGTAAATTGAAATGGATGGTGGATCCCAAGTCTATAGAGTTGTAG
- a CDS encoding ROK family protein yields MKIIKYESFKEGEDMSNWIGVDIGGTKILGALFDDKGNKIKTEKKSSKSSKGKEKVIDQLKKVLDTLLEDSKDVKGIGIGVPGVIKDGKIAFTPNMPLNEFNLIDFVKEEYKIDCFVENDANASMYGEWKFGAAKGAKNAVGYFVGTGIGGGLILNNSLYRGSYNFAAEIGHMNVYPQGPLCGCNLRGCLESLSSKVAIQREITRKRERGEKTVIKKSDLKNIVKSSTLKSAYDEGDKVVRSILNDVAFYLGINAGSIINLLNPDVILYGGGIMEALGEELLPIIIETAKQYSIPHIFDTCEFKLSKLKDDACLYGAFSLIQEKVGA; encoded by the coding sequence ATGAAAATAATCAAATATGAAAGTTTTAAAGAAGGTGAAGATATGAGTAACTGGATAGGTGTGGATATCGGAGGGACAAAGATATTAGGTGCCTTGTTTGATGATAAAGGCAATAAAATTAAAACAGAGAAAAAAAGCTCCAAAAGTTCAAAAGGCAAAGAAAAGGTAATAGACCAACTCAAAAAAGTTCTGGATACATTATTAGAAGATAGCAAAGATGTAAAAGGAATTGGTATTGGAGTACCTGGGGTTATAAAAGATGGAAAAATAGCATTTACTCCCAATATGCCGTTGAATGAATTTAATTTAATAGATTTTGTGAAAGAAGAATACAAAATAGATTGTTTCGTTGAGAATGATGCGAATGCAAGTATGTATGGGGAATGGAAATTTGGTGCAGCAAAGGGAGCAAAGAATGCAGTAGGATATTTTGTTGGAACGGGAATAGGCGGAGGATTAATATTGAATAATAGTCTATACAGAGGCTCATACAATTTTGCTGCTGAGATAGGGCATATGAACGTTTATCCGCAAGGGCCTCTTTGTGGATGTAATCTCCGCGGGTGTTTAGAGAGTTTATCTTCTAAAGTTGCTATTCAAAGAGAAATTACTCGCAAAAGAGAACGAGGAGAAAAGACGGTTATAAAAAAGAGCGATTTAAAAAATATTGTTAAAAGTTCTACACTTAAATCCGCATATGATGAAGGAGATAAGGTTGTTAGATCTATTTTAAATGATGTTGCTTTTTATCTTGGAATAAACGCCGGATCTATAATAAACCTATTAAATCCCGACGTTATTCTTTACGGTGGGGGTATCATGGAAGCTTTAGGTGAAGAACTTTTGCCAATAATTATAGAAACTGCTAAACAATATTCTATTCCTCACATCTTTGATACATGTGAATTTAAATTATCAAAATTGAAAGATGATGCATGTTTGTACGGAGCATTCTCACTTATACAAGAAAAAGTTGGTGCTTAA